The following are encoded in a window of Fluviibacter phosphoraccumulans genomic DNA:
- the nadA gene encoding quinolinate synthase NadA, which translates to MRDFEDYRELSDEACQELINAARKQLGSRAVLLCHHYQRADVYQHADLTGDSLKLSRLASQTDAEYIVFCGVHFMAEVADMMTKPNQTAILPDLAAGCSMADMANLTKVERCWRELTAALGEDPANQVTPITYINSAADLKAFCGDRGGIVCTSSNAPVILDWALVRRPKILFFPDQHLGRWTGHQRGIPLDEMVVWDPDQPRGGLTQEQIRNAKILLWKGHCSVHQMFQPSHIAAFRAKHPEGKVISHPECSFEVCAASDYIGSTEYIVKIIKEAPAGTRWLVGTELNLVERLAREVAPEGKIVQFMSPTVCMCSTMQRIDPQHLAWTLENLVDGNVVNAIRVPEKETASARLAMERMLEVS; encoded by the coding sequence ATGCGAGATTTTGAAGACTACCGAGAACTCTCTGACGAAGCATGTCAGGAGCTGATCAACGCCGCCCGCAAACAACTCGGTTCGCGCGCCGTGCTGCTCTGTCACCATTACCAACGGGCCGACGTATATCAACACGCCGACCTAACGGGTGACTCGCTCAAGCTCTCACGCCTGGCCAGCCAGACCGACGCCGAATACATTGTGTTCTGTGGCGTGCACTTCATGGCCGAAGTGGCCGACATGATGACCAAACCCAACCAGACGGCTATTCTGCCGGATCTGGCAGCGGGGTGCTCCATGGCCGACATGGCCAACCTGACTAAGGTGGAGCGCTGCTGGCGCGAGCTTACCGCCGCCTTGGGCGAAGACCCGGCCAACCAGGTAACCCCCATCACCTATATCAACTCAGCGGCCGACCTCAAAGCGTTTTGTGGTGATCGCGGTGGCATTGTCTGCACCTCATCAAACGCACCGGTGATTCTGGACTGGGCGCTGGTGCGCCGCCCCAAGATTCTGTTCTTCCCGGATCAGCACCTCGGGCGCTGGACCGGGCATCAGCGCGGTATTCCGCTGGATGAAATGGTCGTCTGGGACCCGGATCAACCGCGCGGCGGTCTCACCCAGGAACAAATCCGCAACGCAAAAATTCTGCTGTGGAAAGGGCACTGCTCTGTGCACCAGATGTTCCAGCCATCGCATATTGCGGCGTTCCGTGCCAAGCACCCTGAAGGCAAAGTGATCTCACACCCGGAATGCTCATTTGAAGTCTGTGCCGCATCGGATTACATCGGCTCCACCGAGTACATCGTCAAGATCATCAAAGAAGCCCCGGCGGGGACCCGCTGGCTGGTCGGCACCGAACTCAACCTCGTTGAACGTCTGGCACGTGAAGTCGCGCCAGAAGGCAAAATCGTGCAGTTCATGTCGCCCACAGTTTGCATGTGTTCCACCATGCAACGCATCGATCCGCAACACCTCGCCTGGACGCTGGAAAACCTGGTCGA